The Bos javanicus breed banteng chromosome 21, ARS-OSU_banteng_1.0, whole genome shotgun sequence genome includes a region encoding these proteins:
- the SNX33 gene encoding sorting nexin-33 → MALKGRALYDFRSENKEEISIWQDEDLVIFSETSLDGWLQGQNSRGETGLFPASYVEILRSDTGSNHANYSSSPAGSLGTQVSLYDSSNTSRSGGGSGFLSNQGSFEEDDDDDWDDWDDGCTVVEEPRAGGLGTNGHPPLNLSYPGAYPSQHMAFRPKPPLERQDSLASAKRGSVVGRNLNRFSCFVRSGVEAFILGDVPMMAKIAETYSIEMGPHGPQWKANPHPFSCSVEDPTKQTKFKGIKSYISYKLTPTHASSPVYRRYKHFDWLYNRLLHKFTVISVPHLPEKQATGRFEEDFIEKRKRRLILWMDHMTSHPVLSQYEGFQHFLSCLDDKQWKMGKRRAEKDEMVGASFLLTFQIPTEHQDLQDVEDRVDTFKAFSKKMDDSVLQLSTVASELVRKHVGGFRKEFQKLGNAFQAISHAFQMDPPFSSEALNSAISHTGRTYEMVGEMFAEQPKNDLFRMLDTLSLYQGLLSNFPDIIHLQKGAFAKVKESQRMSDEGRMAQEEADGIRRRCRVVGFALQAEMNHFHQRRELDFKHMMQNYLRQQILFYQRVGQQLEKTLRMYDSL, encoded by the exons ATGGCACTCAAAGGGCGAGCCCTTTATGACTTCCGCAGCGAGAACAAGGAGGAGATCAGCATCTGGCAGGACGAGGACCTGGTCATCTTCAGTGAGACCTCGCTGGATGGCTGGCTGCAGGGCCAGAACAGCCGTGGGGAGACTGGGCTCTTCCCTGCCTCTTACGTGGAGATCCTCCGTTCTGACACCGGCTCCAACCATGCCAACTACTCCAGCAGCCCCGCAGGCTCTCTGGGCACCCAGGTGAGCTTATATGACAGCTCCAACACTTCCAGGAGTGGCGGCGGCAGTGGCTTTCTGTCAAACCAGGGTAGTTTCGAGGAGGACGATGACGATGACTGGGATGACTGGGATGACGGATGCACGGTGGTGGAGGAGCCACGGGCCGGTGGGCTGGGCACCAATGGGCACCCTCCGCTCAACCTCTCCTACCCTGGTGCCTACCCCAGCCAACACATGGCCTTCCGGCCCAAGCCACCCCTGGAGCGGCAGGACAGCCTGGCATCTGCCAAGAGAGGCAGCGTGGTGGGGCGCAACCTCAACCGCTTCTCGTGCTTCGTGCGCTCTGGCGTGGAGGCCTTCATCCTGGGTGACGTGCCCATGATGGCCAAGATCGCTGAGACATACTCCATTGAAATGGGCCCTCACGGCCCCCAGTGGAAGGCCAACCCCCATCCGTTTTCGTGCTCCGTGGAGGACCCAACCAAACAGACCAAATTCAAGGGCATCAAAAGCTACATCTCCTACAAGCTCACACCCACCCACGCCAGCTCACCTGTCTACCGGCGCTACAAACACTTCGACTGGCTCTACAACCGCCTGCTGCACAAATTCACTGTCATTTCGGTGCCCCACCTCCCAGAGAAGCAGGCCACAGGTCGCTTTGAGGAGGACTTTATTGAGAAGCGGAAGCGGCGGCTCATCCTCTGGATGGACCACATGACCAGCCACCCTGTGCTGTCCCAGTATGAGGGTTTCCAGCATTTCCTCAGCTGCCTGGATGACAAGCAGTGGAAGATGGGCAAACGCCGGGctgagaaggatgagatggtgggcGCCAGCTTCCTGCTCACCTTCCAGATCCCCACAGAGCACCAGGACCTGCAGGACGTGGAGGACCGCGTGGACACCTTCAAAGCCTTCAGCAAGAAGATGGACGACAGCGTCCTGCAGCTCAGCACGGTGGCCTCAGAGCTGGTGCGCAAGCATGTGGGGGGCTTCCGCAAGGAATTCCAGAAGCTGGGCAATGCCTTCCAGGCCATCAGCCATGCCTTCCAGATGGACCCCCCCTTCAGCTCCGAGGCCCTCAACAGCGCCATCTCTCACACGGGCCGAACCTATGAAATGGTTGGTGAAATGTTCGCTGAGCAGCCCAAGAATGACCTCTTCCGGATGCTCGACACACTGTCTCTCTACCAGGGACTGCTCTCCAACTTCCCCGACATCATTCACCTGCAGAAAG GCGCCTTCGCCAAGGTGAAGGAGAGCCAGCGCATGAGTGACGAGGGCCGCATGGCGCAGGAGGAGGCTGATGGCATTCGCCGGCGCTGCCGCGTGGTGGGCTTTGCCCTGCAGGCCGAGATGAACCACTTCCACCAGCGCCGCGAGCTCGACTTCAAGCACATGATGCAGAACTACCTGCGCCAGCAGATCCTGTTCTACCAGCGGGTCGGCCAGCAGCTGGAGAAGACGCTGCGCATGTATGACAGCCTCTGA